The Flavobacterium faecale genomic sequence CCAATCACTGAAAATCCCATTCCCATTTTTGGTAATGAGGGTATGTCGTAGTTTTCAAAGTGGTAACCTACAGTGACTCCAGCAAATTTTTGACTATCAAAAACTAATGGGTCAACAATTGAGTTGGATGTAATATAACGGTTGACTGTATTTTGGACTTGTATATTTTCAAAACTAGTCTGAATTTGCAAACGACTACCAAAAGGGCCAACTTTCTCAAATTGTGGTGCCACCTTAAAAATACTGATTTTAACTCTATTAAAATTCATTCCTTTTACTTCATCGTTGTTTACAGTTTCGTTGCCGTATCCAAAAAAGTTGATAGAAAAATTAGGACTAGTAAAACGGGTATCAAGATTAAAATCCCATTTATCAGTGACCTTCGGTGCTTTAAACGAATAGAATAATTCAACCCCACTCGTTGCAAAATAATAATTTGCTTTAAGTATGTGCTTGCTAGAATATGGATTTTGCTTAAAGTTATTAATCGTATAGTTAGCAATAATACCAATTTTTAGGCCATCATCGGGGTTATAGCCAAGGGTAGGCAGTCCAGAAAAAGCATTGTATTTGGGCAAAGTATACCTGTAGGAATTGATAGTATAGTCGTCTGTGATTTTTTTGGTAGTTTGCGCATCAACATTATAGGTGTTCTTTTTCGAAAGGAAATCAATAACTCGAATTCCTTTACCGTTTTCGATGGTATAGCTATCATGGTTTTGTCCACCTAGCAAAATAATTTCTGCTGCAGTTTTAGCTTTTCCTTTGACAATAAATTCATCATCATCATCTAAACCGTAGATCCATAAATGTTTTGTTTTTTTGCCCGAAAGTGTTTTGGAGTACGCAAATTCAATTCCGTCTTTCTTAATTCGATTCACGGTTATTTGGAGTACATTGCCTGGCTTTTTTTCGATAATAAACTGGTCTTTTTTATTTGTTCCAACAACAAGAACACGTTTTTCTATTGTTTTCGAATACTTTTTAGCATAAGTAACTAATTCTTTTTTGCGAGCTTTTAAATCTTTTTTAATTGTCGTTATCGTTTCGTCTTGCACTTCTAAAGGTAGCTGCAGGAATGCTTTTTCGATGGCTTCATCAGATAAGTTATTTTGAATATAAGTAGCTTGCTCAATCCAATCTTGTTCAGTTGCTGTCTTTAAAATCGCCAAATCCATTGGGTAAGGTTCTCTATTAAACCATTTTACGTTTTTTATTTTATCTTTGAATGTTTGCATATGACGCAAGTCAGGAATATTCATCAAGATGGACAGTAAGGCACCATCATACTTAGAAAAAACCTGGTCACGGTCTCTAGGAATTGGTTTGTAAATTGTTTTGTCACCTTCTTTATATGTACTCCAGCGCCATTGGTCTTGATGCCTGTCCCAATCGCCTAGTAGCATATCAAATAAGCGAGCTTTGATGTATTCTTTTTCATCTACAGCATAATTTTCATCCTTATGAAGTTTTTCCAAAAGATCAGCTGTACTTATAATATCGTCAGAGTTGCCAAAAGAAGCAAGGTCTTTTTGAGTTTCAGAGGCTTGTTCTTCAATAAAGTACAACTCATCGCCAAAATTGCTATTAAACTCTTGCAATGTATTTTGTTTCGGGATATAATATAATTTTGGATTGGAATGATTGACTCCAATTTGTTCTGCCAAATAACCTACAGCAAGTGGTGCATACGGGTGTGAACTAGTATAAAAATCAAGAAGAAAATCTTCTGCATAGGTGTCTTCAAAATCATTTTCTACAAATTGATCCTTGAAGGCAACCGCTTGCAAAAATCGAGAAGCACTTTTCTTGAGGGCTCTCATAGCATACTCCTTACCCGATTGATCTACAAGGCGAAGCGATTTTGATTGATGACCGCCACCAGCTCTTTTTGGAGATACGCCACCATACAAAGTATCTAGCATAAGTACAGGCGCTTCTATAGCTGTATTATAAATGGTGCGGTAGTGGTTACCAAAAACAAAACGATAAGCAGCTGACTTCGAGGTACGATCCTCCGAATAAACAGAGGCCGATTTTGTTTTAGGAAATGAAGTAGGGTAGGCGGCAACTTCATTTTCGGGAACGTTTAATACGATTTGACGGTACAGTAATTTATCTTCATTAAAAAAGGAGACTATGCTTTTTCCATTAGTGTACACGTTTAAAATTGCGTAACCTTTTTGTCCGTATGAAAAATCATTTGGGTATACTGCTTTGGCAGCTTCTTCTTTTGACCCTGCTCCGCTAATAATTTGTTTTATATTTTGATGATCGATATACTGCAAATTGTGATCGTGCCCAGAAACTACAATCACATTATCCTCACCTTGAATAAGTGCTTTGATTCTATTTGATAAAGTGGAATATTGTTTGTTTTGAAGGTCTTGCGGGCTAGCTCCTGTAGTTTTTCGAAGCAAATTAATAAAAGAACCAATAACTGGTAACGGAATGTCTTGTTCCAACGGGAAAATTTGTTTTCGCAAAGAAAATTGTCCTCCATGCGTACCATTGCTCATAAGCGGATGATGCATGGCTATTAGGATTGTTTTGTCTTTGTTTTTACTAATTAAACCTTCAAATTCTTCAAAGAAGGCTTCTCTAGTTTTGATCGAACAATCATCATTAATAGTAGGTGAGTCGTCCCAGTTTTCTAAGAACCATTGACTATCAATAGTAATCAATAGAATGTTATCATTAATTTTCACATCATCAATAGCGCATCCTTTCCTGGGTGAGAATGTTTTTTTGTCATTTAAATAGTC encodes the following:
- a CDS encoding metallophosphoesterase: MKLFLEKRLILLFISSLLFACATKKEQYGSNVTNSNLVNEEDTAKIAHTFYLIGDAGNTTEQHSKSILMALSKKLVTANKNSSLLFLGDNVYPKGIPSKTSDPDYLPAEQKLINQLQIAKNYKGQTIFIPGNHDWYSGIEGLKKQEDLVQDYLNDKKTFSPRKGCAIDDVKINDNILLITIDSQWFLENWDDSPTINDDCSIKTREAFFEEFEGLISKNKDKTILIAMHHPLMSNGTHGGQFSLRKQIFPLEQDIPLPVIGSFINLLRKTTGASPQDLQNKQYSTLSNRIKALIQGEDNVIVVSGHDHNLQYIDHQNIKQIISGAGSKEEAAKAVYPNDFSYGQKGYAILNVYTNGKSIVSFFNEDKLLYRQIVLNVPENEVAAYPTSFPKTKSASVYSEDRTSKSAAYRFVFGNHYRTIYNTAIEAPVLMLDTLYGGVSPKRAGGGHQSKSLRLVDQSGKEYAMRALKKSASRFLQAVAFKDQFVENDFEDTYAEDFLLDFYTSSHPYAPLAVGYLAEQIGVNHSNPKLYYIPKQNTLQEFNSNFGDELYFIEEQASETQKDLASFGNSDDIISTADLLEKLHKDENYAVDEKEYIKARLFDMLLGDWDRHQDQWRWSTYKEGDKTIYKPIPRDRDQVFSKYDGALLSILMNIPDLRHMQTFKDKIKNVKWFNREPYPMDLAILKTATEQDWIEQATYIQNNLSDEAIEKAFLQLPLEVQDETITTIKKDLKARKKELVTYAKKYSKTIEKRVLVVGTNKKDQFIIEKKPGNVLQITVNRIKKDGIEFAYSKTLSGKKTKHLWIYGLDDDDEFIVKGKAKTAAEIILLGGQNHDSYTIENGKGIRVIDFLSKKNTYNVDAQTTKKITDDYTINSYRYTLPKYNAFSGLPTLGYNPDDGLKIGIIANYTINNFKQNPYSSKHILKANYYFATSGVELFYSFKAPKVTDKWDFNLDTRFTSPNFSINFFGYGNETVNNDEVKGMNFNRVKISIFKVAPQFEKVGPFGSRLQIQTSFENIQVQNTVNRYITSNSIVDPLVFDSQKFAGVTVGYHFENYDIPSLPKMGMGFSVIGSWKTNLDDTRTNFPTFESKLNFNHKIDASGRIVLATIVKAKAILNNNYEFYQGAVLGGDLSLRGFRNERFLGKSSFYNSTDLRVSLGKIKESILPMSYGILGGYDYGRVWLDNKDNQKWHQAVGGGLWLNGLNTLTARLSYFKSREEEGRLSFALGFGF